A region from the Melioribacteraceae bacterium 4301-Me genome encodes:
- a CDS encoding MerR family transcriptional regulator — protein sequence MNLNFSEDMPVYSIGTAAKLLNVSVHTLRMYEREGLFIPFKKDSSQRLFSKKDLERISCIRQAINESKISINGIKAIYSLIPCWEVKKCSKTGRKNCLAFVEHSKPCWTYKHKANDCEGNSCRDCDVYTNYSQCKNIKELLKSMVRK from the coding sequence ATGAATTTGAATTTTTCTGAGGATATGCCTGTTTATTCAATTGGTACTGCGGCAAAGCTGTTAAACGTTTCGGTTCATACTTTAAGAATGTATGAGAGAGAAGGACTGTTTATACCTTTTAAAAAAGATTCTTCTCAAAGGCTTTTCTCCAAAAAAGATTTAGAACGTATTAGCTGTATTCGACAAGCAATTAATGAAAGTAAAATAAGTATTAATGGGATAAAAGCGATTTATTCTTTAATACCATGCTGGGAAGTAAAGAAATGTTCTAAGACCGGCAGAAAAAATTGTCTGGCTTTTGTTGAACATTCAAAACCATGCTGGACCTACAAACACAAAGCGAATGATTGCGAAGGAAATTCTTGTAGAGATTGTGATGTTTATACTAACTATTCGCAATGTAAAAATATCAAAGAATTACTAAAATCTATGGTAAGGAAGTAA
- a CDS encoding ubiquinol-cytochrome c reductase iron-sulfur subunit, with protein sequence MKITRRKFFSSLITIVSVPFLYALNSEVERKIEIDKRKEKIYLPADLGNGIFFFNSVIIIKEGEKISVYSSKCSHLGCKINKVENGKIVCPCHGSVYGLNGEVVKGPAVKPLKKLSINKEIESGRLFVYEQPF encoded by the coding sequence ATGAAAATAACCCGCAGAAAGTTTTTTAGTTCGTTAATTACTATTGTATCAGTACCATTTTTATATGCATTAAATTCTGAGGTAGAGAGAAAAATTGAAATCGATAAAAGAAAAGAAAAGATATACTTACCAGCTGATTTAGGAAATGGCATTTTCTTTTTTAATTCCGTTATTATAATAAAAGAGGGCGAAAAAATAAGTGTCTACTCTTCAAAGTGCAGTCATTTAGGTTGCAAAATAAATAAAGTGGAGAATGGGAAAATAGTATGTCCATGTCACGGTTCTGTGTATGGCTTAAACGGTGAAGTTGTAAAAGGACCAGCAGTAAAGCCGCTAAAAAAACTTAGCATCAATAAAGAAATTGAATCTGGAAGACTTTTTGTTTATGAACAACCTTTTTAA
- a CDS encoding 4Fe-4S dicluster domain-containing protein, whose protein sequence is MSRYGMVIDTKKCVGCTDCVIACETENNVPYGFSRSWVNQIAIGKFPDTKVEILSERCNHCSNPPCVHVCPTGASYVNELGIVLVDHDKCIGCKACVEACPYGARYIHPDGYADKCTFCNHRVEKGEDPACVAVCPTHSMYFGDLDDPNSEVSKLLNSREHHTILPEIGTEPKIFYLK, encoded by the coding sequence ATGTCCCGATATGGAATGGTAATTGACACAAAAAAATGTGTAGGCTGTACAGATTGTGTAATTGCTTGTGAAACTGAGAATAATGTTCCTTATGGTTTTTCAAGGTCATGGGTTAATCAAATTGCAATTGGGAAATTTCCCGATACTAAAGTTGAAATACTTTCTGAACGTTGTAATCATTGCAGTAATCCTCCTTGTGTTCATGTATGTCCGACTGGTGCAAGTTATGTAAATGAATTGGGTATTGTTTTGGTAGACCATGATAAATGTATTGGATGTAAAGCTTGCGTTGAAGCATGTCCGTACGGCGCAAGGTATATTCATCCCGACGGCTATGCAGATAAGTGCACTTTTTGCAATCATAGAGTAGAAAAAGGTGAGGACCCGGCTTGTGTAGCTGTTTGTCCTACTCATAGTATGTATTTCGGTGATTTAGATGATCCAAATAGTGAAGTGAGTAAATTGTTAAATTCCCGTGAACATCATACTATTTTACCGGAGATAGGGACTGAACCAAAAATATTTTACTTAAAATGA
- a CDS encoding low specificity L-threonine aldolase has protein sequence MNKIIDLRSDTVTKPSKAMRKAMYEAEVGDDVYKEDPTANELERYAAELLGKEAALFVPSGVMGNQICLNVLTQPGDEVICEKDAHIFHYESGSPAALSGIQLNLVEGKRGIFTPEQVEPLIRPTSAYYMARTKVIEIENTHNRAGGTINPIENIEAISKLAKRYNLFCHLDGARIWNASVETGITPAKYASYFDSVSCCLSKGLGAPIGSIIAGNKDFINEAYRVRKAWGGGMRQVGIIAAAGLYALKNNISRLTEDHEKAKLLAKFLNSFDSVSIDLDSVQTNILMFSPKKKSVEQILTECRENGLLLSQGAVGFIRAVTHMDVSFEDIEIAKKILEKVIG, from the coding sequence ATGAATAAAATAATTGATTTAAGAAGCGATACTGTTACAAAACCTTCCAAAGCAATGCGAAAGGCAATGTATGAAGCTGAAGTAGGCGATGATGTTTACAAAGAAGACCCTACAGCAAACGAACTTGAAAGGTACGCAGCAGAACTACTCGGAAAAGAAGCAGCTCTTTTTGTGCCTAGCGGTGTAATGGGTAATCAAATTTGTTTAAATGTGTTGACCCAACCGGGCGATGAAGTTATTTGTGAAAAAGATGCACATATTTTTCATTATGAATCCGGCTCGCCTGCAGCTTTGAGTGGTATACAGTTAAATCTTGTTGAAGGTAAAAGAGGAATATTTACTCCAGAACAAGTTGAACCTTTGATAAGACCAACTAGTGCATATTACATGGCGCGTACTAAAGTGATAGAAATTGAAAACACACATAATAGAGCAGGCGGAACTATAAATCCAATCGAAAATATTGAGGCAATTTCCAAATTAGCAAAAAGATATAATTTGTTTTGCCATTTGGATGGAGCTAGAATTTGGAACGCATCTGTTGAAACAGGTATAACACCTGCTAAATATGCTTCTTATTTTGATTCTGTATCTTGTTGCCTTTCGAAAGGGCTTGGCGCACCTATTGGTTCCATTATTGCCGGTAATAAAGATTTTATTAATGAGGCTTATAGAGTTAGAAAAGCCTGGGGCGGAGGAATGCGCCAAGTTGGAATTATTGCAGCCGCTGGTTTATACGCACTTAAAAACAATATTTCTCGACTTACCGAAGACCATGAAAAAGCAAAATTGTTAGCAAAATTTTTAAATTCTTTTGATTCTGTCTCAATTGATTTAGATAGTGTTCAGACAAATATTCTAATGTTTTCACCAAAGAAAAAATCTGTCGAACAAATTTTAACAGAATGTAGAGAAAACGGCTTGCTGCTTAGTCAAGGAGCCGTTGGTTTTATTAGAGCTGTAACCCACATGGATGTTTCTTTTGAAGATATTGAAATTGCTAAAAAAATTTTAGAAAAAGTAATTGGTTGA
- a CDS encoding heparan-alpha-glucosaminide N-acetyltransferase domain-containing protein yields the protein MNGKQRLLFVDLLRGWALIIMIEVHVFNAFLQQNIKDESWFSIVNFVNGLVAPSFLFVSGFAFILSINKDSQAIDNKLWRKIKRIGLIFSLGYILHIPYPTLKGIIGKATPNQLQEFIKVDILQCIAVGLLLLIFLRITISHEKLFEYTLLLISVFVIIISPLFWSINFEKFLPIFFAAYFNQKSGSLFPIFPWISFLLAGSIVCIYYLRFRQNNKENLFINYTIFLGSTSAFLSYLILHLNIFSSLSLLKPNPFFFTERLGIVMLLLSFFWKYTQLRQKDSFVTDVSRESLLVYFLHLEIIYSKILGNKSAITLYGGKLNINESIVLTIILIIAMITVAKVWSYLKKYKPDAASLIMNQLFVMAVLYFFIK from the coding sequence GTGAACGGAAAGCAACGTCTTCTCTTTGTCGATTTGCTTCGCGGGTGGGCATTAATTATTATGATTGAAGTTCATGTGTTCAACGCCTTCTTACAACAAAATATAAAAGACGAAAGTTGGTTTAGCATAGTTAATTTCGTTAATGGCCTAGTTGCTCCTTCTTTTTTGTTTGTATCAGGTTTTGCATTTATTCTTTCTATAAATAAAGATTCTCAGGCGATAGACAATAAACTTTGGAGAAAAATTAAAAGAATCGGTCTAATTTTTTCGCTGGGTTACATACTTCATATCCCATATCCTACACTAAAAGGAATAATTGGTAAAGCAACTCCAAATCAGCTGCAAGAATTTATTAAAGTTGACATACTTCAATGTATAGCAGTTGGATTATTGTTACTGATATTTCTTAGAATCACAATTTCACATGAAAAACTTTTTGAATACACATTACTGCTAATCAGTGTTTTTGTTATTATTATCAGTCCTTTGTTTTGGTCAATTAATTTCGAAAAATTTTTACCAATTTTTTTTGCTGCTTACTTTAATCAAAAAAGTGGTTCACTATTCCCCATATTTCCTTGGATTTCATTTTTACTCGCCGGCTCAATTGTGTGTATTTACTATTTGCGATTTAGACAGAATAACAAAGAAAATTTATTTATTAACTACACTATTTTCTTAGGTTCAACGTCAGCTTTTCTTTCTTATTTGATTTTACACCTCAATATATTCAGTAGTCTTTCATTATTAAAACCAAATCCTTTTTTCTTTACTGAGAGATTAGGAATAGTAATGCTTCTTTTAAGCTTCTTCTGGAAGTATACACAACTACGTCAAAAAGATTCATTTGTTACTGATGTAAGTCGTGAATCATTATTAGTTTATTTTTTGCATCTTGAAATCATCTACTCAAAAATTTTGGGGAATAAAAGTGCAATTACACTTTATGGCGGCAAATTGAATATTAATGAAAGTATTGTACTAACTATAATCTTAATTATAGCAATGATAACAGTAGCAAAAGTTTGGAGTTATTTAAAAAAATATAAACCCGATGCAGCAAGCTTAATTATGAATCAATTATTTGTAATGGCTGTTCTTTATTTTTTTATAAAGTGA
- a CDS encoding molybdopterin-dependent oxidoreductase has protein sequence MELSRRKFLKLTGFTIGAAAAAGAMNPLVKGAKRIDTKFNKVEKGIRKVPTYCSMCFWKCSAIAYVRDGQLWKIEGNPEDPLSNGRLCPRGTGGVGAHYDPDRLRAPLIRKKQRGEEKWVEVTWEEALSFVADKMKKIKSDYGPESIGLFSHGIGGGFIKHLLKAYGTNNIAAPSFDQCLGPRDVGFELTFGDVVGGPERTDIENSRCLVLIGTHLGENMHNTQVQEFAKAIENGATIIVVDPRLSTAASKAKYYLPIKPGTDIALLLTWINILISENLYDKEYIDRYAFGFEQLKAEVSQYTPEWAYPITGIEPELIKATAREMGKNKPNTLVHPGRHSVWYGDDTQRARALAILNALLGSWGRKGGLTNQDVFYIPPYPYPPYPKPQKENADNPNKKYPFGGEEGYTTGLREATITGKPYPIKGWFVYGTNLIYSLPNTEETVKAIQNLDLLVVIDVIPSEIAGWADVVLPEAIYLERYDELFAPYYKQPFVSLRQPVVGPPADQKPGWWIAKKLGEKLGLHEYFKWKDIEEYLDTRLKMAGLSLAELKKKGVVKGQKIPLYIEEGFKPEFNTPTGKIELYSTQLAKLGYDPIPKFTKHPEPPAGYFRLLFGRAPMHSFSRTQTNPTLNNVMSENEVWINSDIAKRLGIKSGDYVKLKNIDGVVSNKIKVKATERIRTDSIFLVHGFGHNSKMLKHAYLKGASDSQLITNYKIDPLMGGTAMNVNFVTIETEV, from the coding sequence ATGGAATTATCAAGAAGGAAATTTTTAAAACTAACAGGATTTACGATTGGTGCAGCTGCTGCGGCTGGTGCAATGAACCCTCTCGTTAAAGGAGCAAAGAGAATAGATACAAAGTTTAACAAAGTTGAAAAGGGAATTAGAAAAGTTCCAACTTACTGCAGCATGTGTTTTTGGAAATGCAGTGCAATAGCATATGTGAGGGATGGGCAATTATGGAAAATTGAAGGTAACCCAGAAGACCCGTTAAGCAATGGCAGATTGTGTCCACGTGGAACCGGTGGAGTAGGCGCACACTATGATCCCGATAGACTTAGAGCACCTTTGATTCGTAAAAAACAAAGAGGTGAGGAGAAGTGGGTTGAAGTTACTTGGGAAGAAGCACTAAGCTTTGTAGCAGATAAAATGAAGAAAATTAAAAGTGATTATGGACCCGAATCAATTGGGTTGTTCAGTCACGGTATAGGTGGTGGTTTTATTAAACATTTGTTAAAGGCTTACGGTACGAATAACATTGCTGCTCCTTCTTTTGATCAATGTTTAGGACCAAGAGATGTTGGCTTTGAATTAACATTTGGAGATGTTGTTGGCGGACCAGAAAGAACTGATATTGAAAACTCAAGGTGTTTAGTATTAATCGGAACTCACCTCGGCGAAAACATGCATAATACACAAGTCCAAGAATTTGCAAAAGCAATTGAAAATGGTGCTACTATTATTGTTGTTGACCCAAGATTATCCACCGCGGCTTCTAAAGCAAAATATTATCTGCCAATTAAACCTGGAACAGACATTGCATTGTTGCTTACATGGATAAATATTCTTATCTCAGAAAATTTATACGACAAAGAGTACATTGATAGATATGCTTTTGGTTTTGAGCAGCTTAAAGCAGAGGTAAGTCAATACACTCCTGAATGGGCTTATCCAATAACAGGAATAGAACCGGAGCTGATTAAAGCTACAGCAAGAGAAATGGGTAAAAATAAACCCAACACTTTGGTTCACCCTGGAAGACATTCGGTTTGGTATGGAGACGATACTCAACGTGCACGTGCGTTAGCAATATTAAATGCACTCTTAGGTTCTTGGGGTAGAAAAGGAGGTTTAACTAATCAGGATGTATTCTACATTCCTCCGTATCCTTATCCTCCTTACCCAAAACCGCAAAAAGAAAATGCGGATAATCCGAATAAAAAATATCCCTTCGGTGGTGAAGAAGGTTATACAACTGGATTGAGAGAAGCAACAATTACTGGAAAACCTTATCCAATTAAAGGCTGGTTTGTTTATGGCACAAATTTGATTTATTCACTGCCAAATACAGAAGAAACAGTTAAAGCAATTCAAAACTTAGATTTACTTGTTGTAATAGATGTTATACCAAGCGAGATAGCTGGTTGGGCAGATGTTGTTCTGCCGGAAGCAATCTACTTAGAAAGATATGATGAATTGTTTGCCCCATATTACAAGCAGCCGTTCGTTTCTTTGAGACAGCCGGTGGTTGGCCCTCCAGCAGATCAAAAACCTGGATGGTGGATTGCAAAAAAACTTGGCGAAAAACTTGGTCTACATGAATATTTCAAATGGAAAGACATTGAAGAATATTTGGATACTAGACTGAAAATGGCAGGATTAAGCTTGGCAGAACTGAAAAAGAAGGGTGTTGTTAAAGGTCAGAAAATCCCACTTTATATTGAAGAAGGATTTAAACCGGAATTCAATACACCGACAGGTAAAATTGAACTTTATTCAACTCAACTTGCCAAGTTGGGTTACGACCCAATTCCTAAATTTACAAAACACCCCGAACCTCCGGCAGGTTATTTTAGACTATTGTTTGGACGCGCTCCTATGCATTCTTTCAGTAGAACCCAAACAAATCCTACTCTTAATAATGTTATGAGTGAAAATGAAGTTTGGATTAATTCAGATATTGCAAAAAGACTTGGAATAAAATCTGGTGATTATGTTAAACTAAAAAATATTGATGGTGTTGTTAGCAATAAAATAAAAGTAAAGGCGACTGAAAGGATAAGAACAGATTCAATCTTTTTGGTGCATGGATTTGGTCATAATTCCAAAATGCTTAAACATGCATATTTAAAAGGTGCCAGCGATTCGCAGTTAATTACAAATTATAAAATAGACCCGTTAATGGGCGGCACCGCTATGAATGTAAATTTTGTAACTATTGAAACAGAGGTCTAA
- a CDS encoding cytochrome b N-terminal domain-containing protein, whose protein sequence is MNNLFNNGTKKEYRKLFGFTFGQISFGSFLIALISGVFLAIPYDVTKPFDSISLMLLSNPAGVLFRNIHYWSSQIFLVFTLLHLYDHFFLSTEKNVKKSVWLRLTISIFFTFFILLSGFILKGDIEGLQAKRIFTSLFESIPIIGKNLGYILLGGESDHQILYVNHIATAAIFLFIVIVEHAKTYWPRISVIAYLLIPSVVTGYIFPPSLFIGNEKVIKGPWYFVGLQEILHWLYYPIIVVFGVILLFVLIYYLQRFSEKYSYFTKKILLILFFIYSVFSIVGYFFRGENWQFVFPWNNPYFSKSFNNPINNIKSAFAADSLQLNVPVVLGHREGCLTCHGNIKGFSPAHNPNAIGCYSCHSGNPFSLNKKAAHKGIILIPGNISDAKQSCGGPQCHSQITERINTTLMTTLTGMIAVDKFVFGESNGLNEFYHVDNLGYSQADTHLRNLCVSCHLGGEKKQYGPINELSRGGGCNACHLEYDKNSLNELKKFNEEKEEGFLKGEFKFSVHPSLSLTKNNNHCFGCHSRSGRISTNYEGWHETQLKPQDVFGKKGFRVLQDERVFEKKSADIHYEKGMLCVDCHTSYEIMGDGNFYLHKEDQVKIQCVDCHLKDSPKTKKLSDFDNESLKISELRKTNDTSRIYLTVSASDIPLVNTYYSSGNSYIIKKQSSEKALMKPPIFQCTGTKAHKDLSCNTCHTSWSPQCITCHTNFDKNGTAIDLLTEKELKGEWIEHGKNYFADPPALGVRIIEEKNGNIKRVVDTFIPGMVLTIHKNKNSQTVSAIFKRLFAPAFSHTIVKESRSCKSCHNNPLALGYGRGKLVYQIKDSKGRWNFTPEFEISNYDGLPMDAWIGFLKESKGEVSTRVGARPFTVDEQKKILLVGACLTCHDENSSLIKQSLTDFESLLNKRTSKCILPNWY, encoded by the coding sequence ATGAACAACCTTTTTAATAACGGCACAAAAAAAGAATATCGAAAATTATTTGGGTTTACATTTGGACAAATTTCCTTTGGTTCTTTTTTAATTGCTCTTATCAGCGGTGTATTTTTAGCAATTCCTTACGATGTAACAAAACCTTTTGATTCAATTTCTTTAATGCTTCTTTCGAATCCAGCTGGAGTTCTATTTAGAAACATACATTACTGGAGTTCACAGATTTTCTTGGTTTTCACACTTCTTCATTTATATGATCACTTTTTTCTTTCAACTGAGAAGAATGTAAAGAAGAGCGTATGGCTTCGTCTTACAATTTCAATTTTTTTCACATTTTTTATTCTGTTAAGTGGTTTTATTCTTAAGGGTGATATTGAAGGTCTTCAAGCTAAACGAATTTTTACTTCTTTGTTTGAGTCTATCCCAATAATAGGCAAGAATTTGGGATACATTTTGTTAGGCGGTGAAAGCGATCATCAAATTTTATATGTAAATCACATTGCAACAGCAGCTATATTTTTATTTATCGTAATTGTTGAGCATGCAAAGACCTACTGGCCAAGAATTTCTGTTATAGCTTATTTGTTAATCCCATCAGTAGTTACTGGATATATTTTCCCGCCGTCGTTATTTATTGGCAATGAAAAAGTGATAAAAGGTCCGTGGTATTTTGTCGGCTTACAGGAAATTCTTCACTGGCTTTATTATCCTATAATAGTTGTTTTTGGTGTTATTCTTCTTTTTGTGCTAATTTATTATTTGCAAAGGTTCAGTGAAAAGTATTCATACTTCACAAAAAAAATTTTGTTGATTTTATTTTTTATTTACAGTGTATTTTCTATTGTTGGTTATTTTTTTAGAGGTGAAAACTGGCAGTTTGTATTTCCATGGAATAATCCTTATTTCTCAAAAAGTTTTAATAATCCCATAAACAATATTAAATCAGCATTTGCTGCAGATTCGCTTCAATTGAATGTTCCTGTTGTACTGGGACATAGAGAAGGATGTTTAACGTGTCACGGCAATATTAAAGGTTTCTCGCCTGCACATAATCCTAATGCTATCGGATGTTACTCGTGTCATTCAGGTAATCCGTTTTCCTTAAATAAAAAAGCAGCACATAAAGGAATAATTTTAATTCCTGGAAACATTTCAGATGCAAAACAGAGCTGTGGCGGTCCTCAGTGTCATTCTCAAATAACCGAACGGATAAATACCACTCTTATGACAACTCTTACAGGAATGATTGCCGTTGATAAATTTGTTTTTGGCGAATCAAATGGTTTAAATGAATTTTATCATGTTGATAATCTGGGCTATTCACAAGCAGATACACATCTTAGGAATTTGTGTGTTTCATGCCATCTGGGAGGCGAAAAAAAACAATATGGACCAATTAATGAACTTTCACGCGGTGGTGGATGCAACGCGTGTCACTTAGAATACGACAAAAATTCATTAAATGAATTAAAAAAGTTTAATGAAGAAAAAGAAGAAGGTTTCTTGAAAGGCGAATTTAAATTTTCGGTACACCCTTCACTTTCTTTAACTAAAAATAACAATCATTGCTTTGGCTGTCACAGCCGTTCCGGAAGAATTTCAACGAATTATGAAGGTTGGCACGAAACTCAATTGAAACCTCAGGATGTTTTCGGAAAAAAGGGATTTAGAGTTTTACAGGATGAAAGAGTTTTTGAAAAAAAGTCGGCAGATATTCATTACGAAAAAGGAATGTTGTGCGTTGATTGTCACACTTCATACGAAATAATGGGCGATGGAAATTTTTACCTTCATAAAGAAGACCAAGTGAAAATTCAGTGCGTTGATTGCCACTTGAAAGATAGTCCCAAAACAAAGAAACTCAGTGATTTTGATAATGAGTCACTTAAGATTTCCGAATTGCGAAAGACAAATGATACATCAAGAATTTATTTAACTGTTTCAGCGTCGGATATTCCGCTTGTAAATACTTATTATTCTTCTGGCAATTCATACATTATAAAAAAACAGAGCAGTGAAAAAGCATTAATGAAACCGCCAATTTTTCAATGCACAGGGACTAAGGCTCATAAGGATTTATCGTGTAATACCTGTCACACAAGCTGGTCGCCGCAGTGCATTACATGTCATACAAACTTTGATAAAAACGGAACTGCAATTGATTTGCTTACAGAAAAAGAACTTAAGGGTGAATGGATTGAGCATGGTAAAAATTATTTTGCTGATCCGCCTGCACTTGGCGTAAGAATAATTGAGGAAAAAAATGGCAACATCAAAAGAGTAGTTGATACATTCATACCTGGAATGGTTCTGACTATTCATAAAAATAAAAATTCACAAACTGTCAGTGCAATTTTCAAGAGATTATTCGCACCGGCATTTTCCCACACAATTGTAAAAGAAAGTAGAAGTTGCAAGTCATGTCATAATAATCCACTTGCTTTAGGGTATGGAAGAGGGAAATTGGTTTATCAAATTAAAGACTCAAAAGGTAGATGGAATTTTACACCTGAATTTGAAATATCAAATTATGATGGACTGCCGATGGATGCCTGGATTGGGTTTTTGAAAGAAAGTAAAGGTGAGGTGTCAACAAGAGTAGGTGCAAGACCATTTACAGTAGATGAACAGAAAAAAATTTTGTTGGTTGGAGCGTGTTTAACCTGCCATGATGAAAATTCTTCTCTAATTAAACAATCGTTAACTGATTTTGAGAGTTTGTTAAATAAAAGAACAAGTAAATGTATTTTACCGAATTGGTATTAG
- a CDS encoding ribonuclease H-like domain-containing protein, translated as MKIVFDIETVGFEFDSLSESQQEFLLRYVEQESNADIKNQKIEEIKRYLSLYPLTAKVIAIGMLNTETENCYVIYENDKEEEWTAGEKQVKYKSMSEKEMLKNFWHYVEKAEQIITFNGRNFDVPFLMIRSALLGIKPTRNFVKNRYSTSEHIDLLEQFTFYGLIKKFNLDFYCHAFGIKSPKSQGITGMEVKELYNAKRIKDIAIYCGEDVRATYELYKIWNNYLNI; from the coding sequence ATGAAAATAGTATTTGATATAGAGACCGTGGGATTCGAGTTTGATTCTTTGTCGGAATCACAACAAGAATTTCTTTTAAGGTATGTTGAACAAGAATCTAATGCAGATATCAAGAACCAAAAGATCGAAGAGATAAAAAGATATCTTAGTTTGTATCCGTTAACTGCAAAAGTTATAGCAATTGGCATGCTAAATACAGAAACGGAAAATTGTTATGTTATTTATGAAAATGATAAAGAGGAGGAATGGACTGCAGGAGAAAAGCAAGTAAAATATAAGTCAATGTCAGAAAAGGAGATGTTAAAAAATTTTTGGCATTATGTAGAAAAAGCAGAACAAATAATTACGTTTAACGGCAGAAATTTTGATGTTCCTTTTTTAATGATTCGCTCAGCTCTTCTTGGAATTAAACCCACTAGAAATTTTGTTAAAAATAGGTATAGTACTTCTGAACACATTGATTTGTTAGAGCAATTTACATTTTATGGACTGATAAAAAAATTTAATCTTGACTTTTACTGTCACGCATTTGGAATTAAATCGCCTAAGTCACAAGGTATTACTGGAATGGAAGTAAAAGAATTGTATAATGCCAAAAGAATAAAAGACATTGCAATTTATTGTGGTGAAGATGTTAGGGCAACTTACGAACTTTACAAAATTTGGAACAATTATCTGAATATTTAA
- a CDS encoding histidine kinase N-terminal domain-containing protein, with amino-acid sequence MDFSKIISFLEANIPTLARAYYEQVQKSDFMLTYRKLDEPKIILREEAVFKNMIEWLKTGASNDKAEQFFEKIGRERFNERFPLTEINYALYITKKVFWSFVAWKPELFPNTDFQTMVEQMTVLGNFFDLGSFYIVRSYLNELFNKIDEASKLTKEDMKKLLVKGEFDKDNLDKSEIVWRNI; translated from the coding sequence ATGGATTTTTCAAAAATTATTTCTTTTCTTGAAGCAAACATACCTACATTAGCTCGCGCTTATTACGAGCAGGTACAAAAATCTGATTTTATGCTAACATATCGAAAGCTTGATGAGCCAAAAATAATATTAAGAGAAGAAGCTGTTTTTAAAAATATGATTGAATGGCTTAAAACTGGTGCATCAAACGATAAAGCAGAGCAATTCTTCGAGAAAATTGGTAGAGAAAGATTTAATGAAAGATTCCCTTTAACTGAAATTAATTATGCTCTTTATATTACCAAAAAGGTGTTTTGGAGCTTTGTTGCATGGAAACCGGAGCTATTCCCCAATACTGATTTCCAAACTATGGTTGAGCAAATGACAGTCTTGGGTAACTTTTTTGATTTAGGCAGTTTCTATATAGTTAGAAGTTATCTTAATGAGCTTTTTAATAAAATTGATGAAGCATCTAAACTAACTAAGGAAGATATGAAAAAGCTACTTGTTAAAGGTGAGTTTGATAAAGATAATCTAGATAAAAGCGAAATTGTGTGGAGAAATATCTGA
- a CDS encoding GxxExxY protein: MDREGLNKISGLILDCSIEVHKNLGPGLLESVYEICLYKELRNRNLFVERQVPVPVIYKNEKLDVDFRVDLLVQNEVIVELKAVEILLPVHDAQLLTYMKLMNKRLGLLINFNVPKLIDGFHRKVLNF, from the coding sequence ATGGATAGAGAAGGATTAAATAAAATAAGCGGTTTAATTTTAGATTGTTCTATTGAAGTACATAAAAATTTGGGCCCTGGCTTGCTTGAAAGTGTTTATGAAATTTGTTTATACAAAGAACTTAGAAATAGAAATTTGTTTGTCGAAAGACAAGTTCCTGTGCCGGTCATTTATAAAAATGAGAAACTTGATGTAGATTTTAGAGTTGATTTATTGGTCCAAAATGAAGTGATTGTAGAATTAAAAGCAGTAGAGATTTTATTACCAGTTCATGATGCACAGTTATTGACATATATGAAATTAATGAATAAACGACTAGGATTATTGATTAACTTTAATGTACCGAAACTTATCGATGGGTTTCATAGAAAAGTACTTAATTTTTAA